From a region of the Pseudomonas fulva 12-X genome:
- a CDS encoding YbaY family lipoprotein, with product MPLRPLAPLCLAALLAACAGEPPPPAPAPVPPATKKEEPAPLPAHLRELTGTLLDVPAGAEVELALLTINDRGLPHKLLGNIQLRGTGAPLPFSLPFNPENFNQGIRVELRGRVHQSGKLVLHMPNQLIREPQSQSLGEIRVTPAL from the coding sequence ATGCCACTGCGCCCGCTCGCCCCGCTCTGCCTTGCCGCCCTGCTCGCCGCCTGCGCAGGCGAACCGCCACCACCTGCTCCCGCGCCGGTACCGCCAGCGACGAAGAAGGAAGAGCCCGCGCCACTGCCGGCCCATCTGCGCGAACTCACCGGCACCCTGCTGGACGTGCCCGCCGGCGCCGAGGTGGAACTGGCGCTGCTGACCATCAACGACCGCGGCCTGCCGCATAAGCTGCTCGGCAATATCCAGCTGCGCGGTACCGGCGCGCCGCTGCCGTTCAGCCTGCCGTTCAACCCGGAGAACTTCAATCAGGGCATCCGCGTGGAGCTGCGTGGGCGCGTGCATCAGTCCGGCAAACTGGTATTGCACATGCCCAACCAGCTGATTCGTGAGCCGCAAAGCCAGTCGCTCGGCGAGATCCGCGTGACGCCGGCGCTGTGA